One genomic segment of Cerasicoccus sp. TK19100 includes these proteins:
- a CDS encoding LptF/LptG family permease: MRLHRYIFGQLLLAGAMAVAVFVFVLVFFKMIKVVGGPLANGQISGEMFFYLIGITIPVMLPYALPLGLLTAILLVLGRLSAQNEIVAMKAAGLSLWRITAPVFALALLGVVLSGVINVYYAPIADTAFRTTLQGAVKTDPLSFFAPRTFVKDFPGYIIFTERREGNELREIHVWELDDKWRAQRQLQGERALLDFDEGTTEIVLTVFDANVQLMDPDTPANLADMPILEFERSEFRLSLADILGDKKQTKLSIKAIDELMELRQAAINSDAEDAFEKRIELQTAIQKKFSFSFAVLSLSLVAIPLGIKASRTETYANFALALLLAISYFVVFIFCSWLEKHPTMRPDLLIWVPNFAYQALGGYLFWRASRR, from the coding sequence ATCCGATTACACCGATACATATTTGGGCAATTACTTTTAGCGGGCGCGATGGCGGTGGCCGTCTTTGTGTTCGTGCTCGTCTTCTTTAAGATGATCAAGGTCGTCGGCGGGCCGTTGGCCAATGGCCAGATCTCCGGCGAAATGTTCTTCTACCTGATCGGCATCACGATTCCGGTCATGCTGCCCTACGCCCTCCCCCTGGGCCTGCTGACGGCGATCCTGCTCGTGCTGGGCCGTCTCTCGGCGCAGAATGAAATCGTCGCCATGAAGGCGGCGGGCCTCAGCCTCTGGCGGATTACCGCGCCGGTCTTTGCCCTGGCCTTACTGGGGGTGGTGCTCTCAGGCGTGATCAATGTTTACTACGCACCCATTGCCGACACCGCGTTTCGCACCACGCTGCAGGGTGCCGTGAAGACGGACCCGCTCAGCTTCTTTGCGCCGCGCACATTCGTGAAGGACTTTCCTGGCTACATAATCTTCACCGAGCGCCGCGAAGGCAACGAGCTGAGAGAAATCCACGTGTGGGAGCTCGACGATAAATGGCGCGCCCAACGCCAGCTACAAGGTGAACGCGCCTTGCTGGACTTTGACGAAGGTACCACCGAGATCGTGCTGACCGTGTTTGACGCCAACGTCCAGCTAATGGACCCCGACACTCCGGCCAATCTTGCGGATATGCCCATTCTGGAGTTTGAGCGCTCGGAGTTCCGCCTGTCCCTCGCCGACATTCTCGGCGATAAGAAACAGACCAAGCTGTCGATCAAAGCCATCGACGAACTGATGGAGCTGCGGCAGGCGGCGATTAACTCCGATGCCGAGGATGCCTTCGAAAAACGCATTGAGCTGCAGACGGCGATTCAGAAGAAGTTTTCGTTCTCCTTTGCCGTGCTTTCGCTGTCGCTGGTGGCGATCCCGCTCGGCATCAAGGCCAGCCGCACCGAGACCTATGCCAACTTTGCCTTGGCGTTGCTACTGGCCATTTCCTACTTCGTCGTGTTCATCTTCTGCTCGTGGTTGGAAAAACACCCCACGATGCGACCGGATTTACTGATCTGGGTACCCAATTTCGCTTATCAGGCGCTCGGTGGATACCTTTTCTGGCGCGCAAGCCGACGGTAA
- the miaA gene encoding tRNA (adenosine(37)-N6)-dimethylallyltransferase MiaA codes for MPLRPVSHTIYILAGPTAVGKTALALDWAEAHGAEIVNADALLFYRGMDIGTAKPSREEMARVPHHLIDIQPVREAYSIKDYVTAAQTVVGDLAQRGKKILVVGGSGFYLRCYYAPVVDGIEPDPAIRAQVEQLEAKAGLVGLLEQLDALNPDGTGELHRENPRRVARALERCLISGKTLRELEADFAARPGPFDAFAKRSVLLLRDNSELHPRVEHRTQAMLDAGLIDEVLRLRADGLEENSPAANSIGYRETLAWLDAGSHDRDALAEAINLSTRRLIAKQRKWFRNQFAPDQIIEGDATAEALTVFE; via the coding sequence ATGCCATTACGCCCCGTGTCACACACAATTTACATTTTGGCCGGCCCCACCGCCGTTGGCAAAACCGCCCTCGCACTCGACTGGGCGGAGGCCCACGGCGCGGAAATCGTCAACGCTGACGCCCTACTTTTCTACCGCGGTATGGATATCGGCACCGCCAAGCCCTCCCGCGAGGAAATGGCCCGCGTGCCGCACCACCTGATCGACATCCAGCCCGTGCGCGAGGCGTATTCGATCAAGGATTACGTGACCGCCGCCCAAACCGTGGTCGGCGACTTGGCGCAACGTGGCAAAAAAATCCTCGTCGTCGGTGGCAGCGGTTTTTACCTGCGCTGTTACTACGCGCCGGTGGTCGACGGCATTGAGCCCGACCCGGCGATTCGCGCTCAAGTCGAGCAACTGGAAGCCAAGGCCGGGCTAGTTGGGTTGCTCGAACAGCTCGATGCGCTCAACCCCGACGGCACGGGTGAGCTCCACCGCGAGAACCCCCGCCGCGTGGCCCGCGCACTGGAGCGCTGCCTGATCTCCGGCAAGACTCTACGTGAACTAGAGGCCGACTTCGCCGCACGCCCCGGCCCATTTGATGCCTTTGCCAAGCGCAGCGTGCTCCTGCTCCGCGACAACTCCGAGCTCCACCCCCGCGTGGAGCATCGCACCCAAGCCATGCTCGACGCTGGTCTGATTGACGAAGTCCTGCGCCTCCGCGCCGACGGCCTGGAGGAAAATTCCCCCGCGGCGAACTCCATCGGCTATCGTGAAACCCTGGCCTGGCTCGACGCTGGCAGCCACGATCGCGACGCGCTCGCCGAAGCAATCAACCTCTCCACCCGCCGCCTCATCGCCAAGCAGCGCAAGTGGTTCCGCAACCAGTTCGCCCCCGATCAGATCATTGAGGGAGATGCCACTGCCGAAGCACTGACGGTGTTTGAGTGA
- the gdhA gene encoding NADP-specific glutamate dehydrogenase, with protein MHPYIAQTLETVEKRNHSEPVFLQAVREVITTLEPILAEHPEIEDLNLLERMCEPERQVIFRVVWRGDDGKVRSTRGFRIEFSSVLGPYKGGLRFQPVVNMGVMKFLGFEQVFKNSLTGLNIGGGKGGAEFEPYGKSDDEVMRFCQAFMSELYRHIGEQRDVPAGDMGVGAREIGYLFGQYKRLTNRYEMGVLTGKSVGWGGSLARMEATGYGVVYFTQEMLKTRGESVEGKRVIVSGAGNVATYAMKKLTELGAKVVACSDITGTLYHEDGIDVSVIKHLAEVERKHIRAYCDHHRDATFRLGAKVWNVPCDLAFPCATQNELDGKDAKELIDNGVQLICEGANMPCTPDAMEAFRAAGILFGPAKAANAGGVAVSALEMQQNAGLEQWTFKQVDHELQKIMQRIFSQCTHYAEKYATPTDYAAGANIAGFLRVAQAMISHGLI; from the coding sequence ATGCACCCCTATATCGCCCAAACTCTTGAGACCGTCGAAAAGCGCAATCACAGCGAGCCGGTCTTCCTGCAAGCTGTCCGCGAAGTCATCACCACCTTGGAGCCCATTCTGGCCGAACACCCCGAGATCGAGGACCTCAATTTGCTGGAGCGCATGTGCGAGCCGGAACGCCAGGTTATCTTTCGCGTTGTCTGGCGCGGCGATGACGGCAAGGTGCGCAGCACGCGGGGGTTCCGCATCGAATTTTCCAGCGTGCTCGGGCCCTACAAGGGCGGTCTGCGATTCCAGCCAGTCGTCAATATGGGCGTCATGAAATTCCTGGGCTTTGAGCAGGTCTTTAAAAATAGCCTAACGGGCCTCAACATCGGCGGTGGCAAAGGCGGGGCAGAATTCGAGCCCTACGGCAAAAGTGACGACGAGGTCATGCGCTTTTGCCAGGCCTTCATGAGTGAACTTTACCGCCACATCGGGGAACAGCGTGACGTGCCCGCGGGCGATATGGGCGTCGGCGCGCGCGAGATCGGCTACCTTTTTGGCCAATACAAACGCCTGACGAATCGCTACGAAATGGGCGTGCTTACCGGCAAAAGCGTGGGGTGGGGCGGCTCGCTGGCCCGCATGGAGGCCACCGGTTACGGCGTGGTTTACTTCACCCAGGAGATGCTCAAGACACGTGGCGAAAGCGTGGAGGGCAAGCGGGTAATCGTCTCTGGCGCAGGTAACGTTGCCACCTACGCGATGAAGAAGCTGACCGAGCTTGGGGCCAAAGTCGTCGCCTGTTCGGACATCACCGGCACGCTTTATCATGAGGACGGCATCGACGTGAGCGTCATCAAGCACCTCGCCGAAGTGGAGCGGAAGCATATTCGCGCCTATTGCGACCATCACCGTGACGCGACTTTCCGGCTCGGGGCCAAAGTCTGGAACGTGCCGTGTGACCTCGCGTTCCCCTGCGCCACGCAAAACGAACTCGATGGCAAGGACGCCAAGGAGCTCATCGACAATGGCGTGCAGCTCATCTGCGAAGGCGCGAACATGCCCTGCACCCCCGATGCGATGGAGGCCTTTCGCGCAGCCGGAATCTTGTTCGGCCCGGCCAAGGCGGCCAACGCCGGCGGCGTCGCCGTCTCCGCACTGGAGATGCAGCAAAACGCTGGCCTCGAACAATGGACTTTCAAGCAGGTCGACCACGAGCTGCAAAAGATCATGCAGCGCATCTTTAGCCAGTGCACGCACTACGCTGAGAAATACGCCACGCCCACGGACTACGCTGCCGGCGCGAACATAGCCGGCTTCCTACGCGTCGCCCAGGCCATGATCAGCCACGGCTTGATCTAG
- a CDS encoding glycoside hydrolase family 3 C-terminal domain-containing protein produces the protein MSVDKIAVPPLEEQLRLFAGLDAWNFPGVPSMDIPPMQVADCGHGVTLVAPPYGSASCFPTSVGMAATWNPALIEEVGAALGRETRAKNCRMLLGPMVNLHRLPCGGRNYETFSEDPVLAGKMASAIIRGIQSEGTSACIKSFACNNQQFDQKKISAEVDPRTLRELYLKIFAIAFREADPWAVMTCYNPINGEYPGDSREWLQGVLRDEMGFDGFIVSDWTALQGEGAIQSSCDMEMPGPGKVLTAERLRDALDRGLIDEAEIQRRMQRLIDLYEKCEPARKGERYSPPELDSPRHRAVAQRAAEEAITLLKNDGAVLPLDRSRIKRLAVIGPNAANARLGGGGSASVSPYFSISPLQGIRDLVGDDAEVLFAEGCSQGSNLPTVHADYLAPSGSDFGKGLTAEYFEVKKFLADDAPSVTQTDAQIDFSWGWASPATGLPRNDYVVRWTGKLRLPQPGKYRFSIATQEGIGRVDFDGETVIDCWNDFDEGNFESAYANLSGEFELEITKAREVELLVIYRKTKTRGGMHFGWETPFSQDPIEEAVELAKTCDAVVIAGGLSNQFEGGACDRKFFELPGRQAELIRRVAAANPQTVVVLKNGTPVDYRDWLDSVPALLEAYYPGQAGGAAIANVLFGEVNPSGKLPDTHPNCWEEVPSMHYYPGENGKTDYGEGLMVGYRHYDTAGLAPVFPFGFGLSYTTFEIGAPQLVGTLHEGGEIALTVPVTNTGDRAGKEVVQIYLEWVNPPAGRPPRALIDFAKVKVAPGETREAMFAIPYRELLTYNPASAAWELEHHEFNICVGNSSRSLQRIPLPLN, from the coding sequence ATGTCTGTTGATAAAATCGCTGTTCCCCCGCTTGAAGAACAACTAAGGCTGTTTGCCGGCCTTGATGCCTGGAATTTCCCCGGCGTGCCTTCCATGGACATTCCGCCCATGCAGGTCGCCGACTGTGGCCACGGTGTCACCCTGGTTGCCCCGCCCTACGGCAGCGCCAGTTGCTTTCCGACTTCGGTGGGGATGGCGGCGACTTGGAACCCCGCGCTGATCGAGGAAGTTGGTGCCGCCCTGGGCCGCGAAACCCGCGCCAAAAACTGCCGCATGCTGTTGGGCCCGATGGTCAATCTGCATCGCCTGCCCTGTGGCGGGCGCAACTACGAGACCTTTTCCGAAGACCCCGTCCTTGCGGGCAAAATGGCCAGCGCGATCATTCGCGGCATTCAATCGGAGGGAACCTCGGCCTGCATCAAGTCTTTCGCCTGCAACAACCAGCAGTTTGATCAGAAAAAGATCAGTGCCGAAGTCGACCCGCGCACCCTGCGCGAACTGTATTTAAAGATCTTCGCCATCGCCTTTCGCGAAGCCGATCCGTGGGCGGTGATGACCTGCTATAACCCGATCAATGGCGAATACCCAGGTGACAGCCGTGAGTGGCTGCAAGGCGTGCTTCGCGACGAGATGGGCTTCGATGGATTCATTGTTTCAGATTGGACCGCCTTGCAGGGCGAAGGCGCGATCCAATCCAGCTGCGATATGGAAATGCCCGGCCCGGGCAAGGTGCTCACCGCCGAACGCCTGCGTGACGCGCTCGATCGCGGCCTTATCGACGAAGCCGAGATCCAGCGCCGTATGCAGCGCTTAATCGACCTTTACGAAAAATGCGAACCCGCCCGCAAAGGCGAGCGCTACTCCCCCCCCGAGCTGGATTCCCCTCGCCACCGCGCGGTTGCCCAGCGCGCCGCCGAAGAGGCGATTACCTTACTTAAAAACGACGGAGCGGTGCTCCCGCTGGACCGCAGCCGGATCAAGCGTCTCGCCGTGATCGGCCCCAACGCCGCCAATGCGCGCCTCGGCGGCGGCGGCAGTGCGTCCGTCAGCCCGTATTTTTCGATCAGCCCGCTGCAAGGCATACGCGATCTGGTGGGCGATGATGCGGAGGTGCTCTTTGCCGAAGGCTGCTCCCAGGGAAGCAATCTGCCTACGGTGCATGCCGATTATCTCGCCCCTTCTGGAAGCGACTTCGGCAAGGGCCTGACGGCCGAATACTTTGAGGTGAAAAAGTTCCTCGCCGACGATGCCCCCAGCGTTACTCAGACCGATGCGCAGATCGACTTTTCCTGGGGCTGGGCATCCCCCGCCACCGGCCTGCCGCGCAACGATTACGTGGTCCGCTGGACCGGAAAACTCCGCCTGCCCCAGCCCGGCAAATACCGCTTCTCCATCGCCACCCAGGAAGGAATAGGCCGTGTCGATTTCGACGGCGAGACCGTCATCGATTGCTGGAATGACTTCGACGAGGGCAATTTCGAAAGCGCCTATGCCAACCTATCAGGCGAGTTTGAGCTGGAGATTACCAAAGCCCGCGAAGTCGAGCTGCTCGTCATTTACCGCAAAACCAAGACCCGTGGCGGCATGCACTTTGGCTGGGAGACGCCCTTTAGCCAGGACCCGATTGAAGAAGCCGTCGAGCTGGCAAAAACCTGCGACGCCGTCGTCATCGCCGGCGGCTTAAGCAACCAATTTGAGGGTGGAGCCTGCGACCGAAAATTCTTCGAACTACCCGGTCGCCAGGCTGAGCTAATCCGCCGTGTGGCCGCCGCCAATCCCCAGACCGTGGTCGTGCTCAAGAACGGCACGCCCGTCGATTACCGCGACTGGCTGGACAGCGTTCCTGCGCTGCTGGAGGCCTACTACCCCGGGCAAGCCGGTGGTGCCGCGATTGCAAACGTGCTCTTTGGCGAGGTCAACCCCAGCGGCAAGCTGCCCGACACCCACCCAAACTGCTGGGAGGAGGTTCCCAGCATGCATTATTATCCCGGTGAAAACGGAAAAACCGACTACGGCGAGGGCCTGATGGTCGGCTATCGTCACTACGATACAGCGGGGCTCGCGCCGGTGTTTCCCTTTGGCTTCGGGCTGTCCTACACGACGTTTGAGATTGGCGCTCCCCAGTTGGTCGGCACGCTCCACGAAGGCGGAGAAATCGCCCTGACCGTTCCAGTGACCAACACCGGCGACCGCGCGGGCAAGGAAGTCGTGCAAATATATCTGGAGTGGGTTAACCCGCCAGCCGGCCGACCACCGCGTGCGTTGATCGACTTCGCCAAGGTGAAAGTGGCTCCCGGCGAGACCCGGGAGGCGATGTTTGCCATCCCCTACCGCGAGCTGCTGACCTACAATCCCGCCAGCGCCGCCTGGGAGCTGGAGCACCACGAGTTTAACATCTGCGTGGGCAACTCGTCCCGCAGCCTGCAACGCATCCCCCTGCCGCTGAATTAA
- the nifJ gene encoding pyruvate:ferredoxin (flavodoxin) oxidoreductase, whose amino-acid sequence MNKPNVFAITDANEAAASVAYRLSENIAIYPITPSTPMAELSDEWSQAGKKNLWGDIPTVVQMQSEGGVAGALHGALTAGTLATSFTASQGLLLMIPNMYKIAGELTPFVLHVTARSLATHALSIFGDHSDVMACRQTGFAMLCSNSVQEAQDFAAIAHAVTLKSRVPFLHFFDGFRTSHEINTYEPLSNDVLDQLIDRDALKAFHDRGLTPDAPMIRGTAQNPDVFFQAREAANGFYDALPEIVERVMAQFAELTGRRYDLFEYSGPDDATDVVIVMGSGVETCQQAADALNAEGRKVGVLAVRLFRPWSLQHFVEALPKTVQRIAVLDRTKEPGALGEPLYQDVITALREAKDLGKLDAEPAVIAGRYGLGSKEFNPAMAKAVFDNLLDPEPINHFTVGIVDDVTHRSLPVDEDFQVAYGDQFSAVFIGLGSDGTVGANKNTIKIIGEETDNCAQAYFVYDSKKSGAMTVSHLRFGPKQIKAPYLVESANFVGIHQWQFVTKYDVLKYASPGATVLMNSPFPPEKIWAKLPFEVQQTLIEKRLELYTIDAYAVARKAGMGGRTNTIMQTCFFAISGILPKDEAIAKIKGAIEKTYMRKGPAIVEKNFAAVDMALSSLYLVDLPAAANSSIAFPPAVAAEAPDFVQRVTGVMLQGDGDKLPVSAFPVDGTWPCATSQWEKRNIATEIPVWDPDVCIQCGKCALVCPHATIRCKHYPESALDEAPDDFLSAPFKDRKIAGHRYTIQVAPEDCTGCGLCVTACPAKNKANPREKAINMRPYQETVALEKKRWDFFQELPRPERTELGLSTRDTQLREPLFEFSGACAGCGETPYLKLLTQLFGDRLLIANATGCSSIYGGNLPTTPYTTDENGRGPAWSNSLFEDNAEFTMGMRLAVDKKTEIARRLLEQFAPQVGDMLAREILMSHQKDEMSVFAQRDRVAELKRKLAGIDDPAAKRLLTFADFLVRKSVWGVGGDGWAYDIGFGGLDHVLASGRNVNILVLDTEVYSNTGGQASKSTPMGAVAKFAAGGKETPKKDLGLIAMGYQNVYVAKIAMGASERQVIQAFDEAESFDGPSLVIAYSHCIAHGYNLNFGLQQQKLAVDSGHWPLYRHDPRRLEQGEPALQLDSKSAKKSLKEYVDNEVRYRALAQVNPARSKDLINRAEAIDGDQRRLYENLAQVNKPKPDTGAPI is encoded by the coding sequence ATGAATAAGCCAAACGTATTTGCCATCACCGACGCCAATGAGGCAGCAGCGTCGGTGGCCTATCGACTCAGCGAGAACATCGCGATCTATCCCATCACGCCGTCGACCCCCATGGCCGAGCTTTCCGACGAATGGTCGCAGGCGGGTAAAAAGAACCTGTGGGGGGACATTCCCACGGTCGTTCAAATGCAGAGCGAGGGCGGGGTCGCTGGGGCGCTCCACGGTGCGCTGACCGCCGGCACACTGGCCACGAGCTTTACTGCGTCGCAGGGGCTTCTGCTGATGATCCCCAACATGTATAAGATCGCCGGCGAGCTGACGCCCTTCGTGCTGCACGTAACCGCCCGTAGCCTGGCGACGCATGCGCTGTCGATCTTTGGCGATCATTCGGATGTGATGGCCTGCCGCCAGACCGGCTTTGCGATGCTTTGCTCCAACAGCGTGCAGGAGGCGCAGGATTTCGCCGCAATCGCCCACGCGGTCACTTTGAAATCACGGGTGCCGTTTCTGCACTTCTTTGACGGCTTCCGCACCTCGCACGAGATAAACACCTACGAGCCGCTGAGCAACGACGTGCTCGACCAACTGATCGACCGCGATGCGCTGAAGGCCTTCCATGACCGCGGGTTAACGCCGGACGCGCCGATGATCCGCGGCACTGCACAAAACCCGGATGTGTTTTTCCAGGCGCGCGAAGCGGCCAATGGCTTTTACGACGCGCTGCCTGAGATCGTCGAGCGGGTGATGGCGCAGTTTGCCGAGCTGACCGGCCGGCGTTATGATTTGTTTGAGTATAGTGGGCCCGACGATGCGACCGACGTCGTCATCGTGATGGGTTCAGGGGTAGAGACCTGCCAGCAAGCCGCCGATGCGCTCAATGCAGAGGGGCGCAAAGTCGGCGTGCTGGCGGTCAGACTTTTCCGCCCGTGGTCGCTGCAGCACTTCGTCGAAGCGCTGCCGAAAACGGTGCAACGCATCGCCGTGCTGGACCGCACAAAAGAGCCTGGCGCGCTCGGCGAACCGCTTTATCAAGACGTCATTACCGCGCTGCGCGAGGCGAAGGACCTGGGCAAGCTCGACGCCGAGCCCGCTGTTATCGCCGGGCGCTATGGCCTGGGCAGCAAGGAATTTAACCCGGCGATGGCCAAAGCGGTTTTCGATAACCTGCTCGACCCCGAGCCGATCAACCATTTCACCGTGGGTATTGTTGATGATGTCACCCACCGTTCACTGCCGGTCGATGAAGACTTTCAGGTTGCTTACGGGGACCAGTTCTCCGCCGTCTTCATCGGCCTTGGCAGCGATGGCACCGTCGGCGCGAACAAGAACACCATCAAGATTATTGGGGAGGAAACGGACAACTGCGCGCAGGCTTACTTTGTTTACGATTCCAAGAAAAGCGGCGCGATGACGGTCAGCCACCTACGCTTTGGGCCGAAGCAAATCAAAGCGCCATACTTGGTCGAGAGCGCGAACTTTGTCGGCATTCATCAGTGGCAGTTCGTCACGAAATACGACGTGCTCAAATACGCCTCGCCCGGGGCAACGGTCCTGATGAACTCGCCGTTCCCGCCGGAGAAAATCTGGGCTAAGCTGCCCTTTGAGGTGCAGCAAACGCTGATCGAAAAGCGTCTCGAGCTCTACACGATCGACGCCTACGCCGTGGCGCGCAAGGCCGGCATGGGCGGGCGCACTAACACCATTATGCAGACCTGCTTTTTCGCGATCTCGGGCATCCTGCCGAAGGATGAAGCCATTGCGAAGATCAAGGGTGCCATCGAGAAGACTTACATGCGCAAAGGCCCGGCGATTGTGGAGAAAAACTTCGCCGCCGTGGACATGGCGCTCAGCTCACTTTACCTGGTAGACCTCCCCGCCGCCGCCAACTCCTCCATAGCCTTCCCACCGGCGGTGGCGGCGGAGGCACCAGACTTCGTTCAACGCGTGACCGGCGTCATGCTGCAGGGCGATGGCGACAAGCTGCCCGTCTCGGCCTTCCCGGTCGACGGCACATGGCCCTGTGCAACCAGCCAATGGGAAAAGCGCAATATCGCCACGGAAATTCCCGTCTGGGACCCCGATGTTTGCATCCAGTGCGGCAAGTGCGCGCTCGTCTGCCCGCACGCGACGATCCGCTGCAAGCATTATCCCGAAAGCGCGCTCGACGAAGCGCCGGACGATTTTCTCTCCGCGCCGTTTAAGGACCGCAAGATCGCCGGGCACCGCTATACGATCCAGGTTGCGCCGGAGGACTGCACTGGCTGCGGGCTCTGCGTGACCGCTTGCCCGGCCAAAAACAAAGCCAACCCGCGCGAGAAAGCCATCAACATGCGGCCGTATCAGGAAACTGTGGCGTTGGAAAAGAAGCGCTGGGATTTCTTCCAGGAACTGCCTCGCCCCGAGCGTACCGAGCTGGGCTTGAGCACTCGCGATACGCAACTGCGCGAACCGCTCTTTGAGTTCTCGGGTGCCTGCGCGGGCTGCGGTGAAACGCCTTACTTGAAGCTGCTCACTCAGCTCTTCGGCGACCGCCTGCTCATCGCCAACGCGACCGGGTGCTCGTCCATCTACGGGGGCAATTTGCCCACCACGCCTTACACGACCGACGAGAACGGCCGCGGCCCGGCCTGGAGTAATTCGCTCTTCGAGGACAACGCGGAGTTCACCATGGGCATGCGGTTGGCCGTCGATAAAAAGACGGAAATCGCCCGCCGCCTACTGGAGCAATTCGCGCCACAAGTCGGCGACATGCTGGCCCGCGAAATCCTGATGAGCCACCAGAAGGACGAGATGTCCGTCTTCGCCCAACGCGACCGCGTGGCCGAGCTCAAGCGTAAGCTGGCCGGCATCGATGACCCAGCGGCCAAGCGGCTGCTGACCTTTGCCGACTTCCTGGTCCGCAAGAGTGTGTGGGGTGTCGGGGGCGATGGCTGGGCCTACGACATCGGCTTCGGCGGCCTCGACCACGTCCTGGCCAGCGGGCGCAACGTCAACATCCTGGTGCTCGATACGGAGGTTTACTCCAACACTGGCGGCCAAGCCTCGAAGTCCACACCGATGGGCGCGGTGGCGAAGTTTGCCGCTGGCGGAAAAGAAACTCCCAAGAAAGACCTCGGTCTCATCGCGATGGGTTATCAAAATGTTTACGTGGCCAAGATCGCCATGGGCGCGAGCGAGCGGCAGGTCATCCAGGCCTTCGATGAGGCAGAAAGCTTTGACGGGCCGAGCCTGGTCATCGCCTACAGCCACTGCATCGCCCACGGATATAACCTCAACTTCGGCCTACAACAGCAAAAGTTGGCCGTGGACAGCGGGCACTGGCCGCTCTACCGCCACGATCCAAGAAGGCTGGAGCAGGGCGAGCCCGCGCTACAACTGGATAGCAAGTCCGCGAAAAAATCCCTCAAGGAATACGTGGACAACGAGGTCCGCTACCGCGCATTGGCTCAAGTCAACCCCGCGCGCTCGAAGGACTTGATCAACCGGGCCGAGGCAATCGACGGCGATCAACGCCGGCTCTATGAAAACCTTGCCCAGGTCAACAAACCCAAACCCGACACCGGGGCACCGATTTAA
- a CDS encoding dihydroorotate dehydrogenase-like protein, with product MNLTTQYLGLELAHPFILGASPLASNLDRVRQAEDAGAAAITLHSLFEEQVVHHEEGLDAHVFAHEESFAEAESYFPKEVEYHYGPDEYLAHLAAAKAAVDTPIIASLNGTHLSGWSHFAREIEKAGADALELNLYYQPHVTYETADNVETRLEEIVKSVCGTIDIPVAVKLSPFFTSLGHFARRLEDAGAKGLVLFNRFYQPDIDIEELELTSTLALSDSSDLLLRLRWLAVLFGRNQLDLACTGGVHTRDDAIKALMCGADVVQIVSELLTHGVGRLESLRRELSDWLEAHEYESLAQLKGSMSYQHAPNPEIIERGNYVRILQSWEPKASV from the coding sequence ATGAATCTCACCACGCAATACCTCGGGCTGGAGTTGGCCCATCCGTTCATTCTGGGCGCGTCGCCGCTGGCCTCCAACCTCGACCGCGTGCGACAGGCAGAAGATGCTGGCGCGGCCGCGATCACCCTGCACTCGCTTTTTGAAGAGCAGGTCGTGCACCATGAGGAGGGGCTCGATGCGCACGTCTTTGCGCATGAGGAAAGCTTTGCCGAGGCGGAGAGCTATTTCCCGAAAGAAGTGGAGTATCACTACGGGCCGGACGAGTATTTGGCGCACCTGGCGGCGGCTAAGGCAGCGGTCGATACACCGATCATTGCCTCGCTCAATGGCACGCATTTGAGCGGCTGGTCACACTTTGCGCGGGAGATCGAAAAGGCCGGTGCCGACGCGCTGGAGCTCAATCTGTATTACCAGCCGCATGTGACCTACGAAACCGCGGACAATGTGGAAACCCGCCTGGAGGAGATCGTGAAGTCCGTCTGCGGAACTATCGACATCCCGGTGGCGGTGAAGCTCTCACCGTTCTTCACTTCGCTGGGACACTTCGCGCGTCGGCTGGAAGATGCGGGAGCCAAGGGCCTGGTGCTCTTTAACCGCTTTTACCAGCCGGATATTGACATCGAGGAGCTGGAGCTTACGTCCACGCTCGCCCTGTCGGACTCATCGGATCTGCTGCTCCGGTTGCGTTGGCTGGCAGTGCTCTTTGGGCGCAATCAGCTGGACCTCGCCTGCACTGGCGGCGTGCACACGCGTGATGACGCCATCAAGGCGCTGATGTGTGGCGCGGACGTCGTGCAAATCGTTTCCGAACTGCTGACCCACGGGGTGGGGCGGCTTGAGTCGCTGCGCCGTGAGCTCAGCGATTGGCTGGAGGCGCATGAATACGAATCCCTCGCGCAATTGAAGGGCAGCATGAGTTACCAACATGCGCCAAATCCCGAAATTATCGAGCGTGGCAACTACGTTCGAATCCTGCAATCATGGGAGCCCAAAGCGTCTGTTTGA